AAGCGCTCCCGGCGCGCGTCGGGCAGCTCCGGGATCGCGATCTGTTCCTTCCAGTCGGAGACCTCCAAGGCGGGGAGGTCGGCCTCCCGGAAGTAGCGGTAGTCCTTCTCGGCCTCCTTCGAGCGCATCGAGACGGTGACGCCGCGCGCCTCGTCCCAGTGGCGGGTCTCCTGTTCGATCTCGCGGCCGCGGCGGAGCACGTTCTCCTGCCGAGTGACCTCGTAGGCGAGCGCCTGCTCCGCGCCCTTGTGGCTGGAGATGTTCTTCACCTCGGCGCGGTTCACGCCCGCGAGCGCCTCGTCCGTGATCGTCCCGTCGTCGTCGACCTGATCGTCCGGGACCAACGAGACGTTGGCGTCGACGCGGAGGCTCCCGTCGCGGGTCGGGTCGAAGACGCCCAAGTATTCGAGGACCTCCTCAAGCTTCGCGAGGAAGGCCCGCGTCTCCGCCGGCGAGCGGAAGTCCGGCTCCGTGACGATCTCCATCAGGGGCGTTCCGGCGCGGTTGTAGTTCACGAGGGTGTGCGTCGCCGACTCGATGGAGCCGCCGGCGTGCTGAAGGCTACCGGGGTCCTCTTCGAGGTGGGCACGGGTGATACCGATGGTGCGGCTCTCGTCGTCGACGCGGACCTCCAACTCCCCGGACTGGCAGATCGGGGCGTCGTACTGGGTGAGCTGGAAGTTCTTCGGCAGGTCGGGGTAGTAGTAGTTCTTCCGGTGGAACGTCGTCGTCTCGGGGACGTCGGCGTCGATCGCCTTGCCGACCTTCACGGCGGCCTCGACGGCGGCCTCGTTGAGGACCGGCAGCGCGCCCGGCAGCCCGAGGCAGGTGGGACAGGTGCGCGTGTTCGGCTCCTCGTCGTCGGCCGGCTCCGTCGAGCAGCCGCAGAAGATCTTCGTGTCGGTCTCGAGCTGGACGTGGACCTCCAGCCCGATCACGACTGTCCGGTCCGCCGTCGCGGCCTGCGTGCTCATTACCGGCCCGTTGTGAGCGGGCCGCCTAAATCGTGTCGGGACGAGCGGCCCGGACGGAACGGGCGGCGGGACGGGTGGGCGGCCGGCGTCGGGGAGCGGGCGGCCGGAGTCGTGCGGGCGCGCCAGCGACGGCCCCGGACGCGGATATCTCCCGTGAGAACGCGAGCGAACGATTATTACGACGCCGCTCGTACTCAGCGAGGTGATGGGATCGGACGGGGAGACGCGGCCGACGCTCCGGCTGAGGGGACCCGCCGGGGGGCGGTCGGCCGCCCGCGCGAAGCGACCCGCGGACGACGGGGATGACGGCTGAGGGAACGGTCGTCCACGTCGGCGAGCCGGTCGACGCCGCGTGGGGGACGCTCCCGGAGGGGACGCGAACGGTCGAGGACCCCGAGAGTCCCGAGTTCGGTCGCGGCGAGGCCGCGAGCGCCGTCGTCGTTCGACTGGCGGAGCCCGCCGAGTCCGACGGCCGCGCCGAGGGCGGCGAGAGCGACCGGACCGATCGAAACGGGCGGACCGGGCGGAGCGACCGGACCGACGCCGGCGGCCGCGTCGCCGGTCTCGCGGCCGCGCCGGTCGGGATCGAGGCGGTCCGGGAGCGCTGCCCGGACGCGCGGATCCTCGCGTACACCGTCCGCGACGACCCCGACGCCGCCATCGACGCGAGCCGCCTCGGGGTCGAGTACGTCTCCGGGCGGCGGCTCGCGGCCGACGGCGAGACGCTCGCGGACCGGGTGGAGCGCGCAGAGCGGAGAGGCGACTCCGACGGGGACCGGAGCGAGCGAGCCGAACCAGAGGAGCAGAGGCCGGACCGCGACGGGCCCGGGGAGTCGGAGCCGGGCCGCGACGGGCCCGGGGAGTCGGAGCCGGACCGCGAGTTCCTCGAACCGTTCGTGCGGATCATCTCCGACCGGTCCACGGGGTTCGACGCGACGGTCGACGCGCTGCTCGACCTCGGTCGGGACCACCTCGACCTGTCTATCGGCTACGCCTCGCAGATCGACGGCGACCGGATCGGGCTCCGCCGGTACCGGGACCCGACCAGCCTCGTCGACTCGCTTGCGGCGGACGAGCTCGATGCCGACGGCATGGTCCCGCTCGAACTGACATACTGTCGAGAGACCGTGCGGGGCGCGCTCCCGGGCGACCCCGACGGCGAAGACGGGGGCGACCGCGTGTTCTCGCTCACCGACCCCGAGGCCGAGGGGCTGGGAGACCACCCCTCCTACGAGCGGTTCGGCGTCGGCAGCTACGTCGGGGGGCGAGTCGTCGTCGACGAGGAGGTCTTCGGGACGATCTGTTTCCTCGACCCCGAGTCGCGGGACCGACCGTTCGACGCCGCGGAGGAGCTGTTCGTCGAACTGCTCGCCGCGTGGCTCGGGCGGGCGATCGAGCGCCGGCTGGCGGGGGAACAGCGCGAGGCCGCGATCGAGCGGTTCGAGGAGACGCTCGACCGGATCGACGACGGGTTCTTCGCGCTCGACGACGAGTGGCGGTTCACCTACGTCAACGAGCGGGCGGCGACGCTGCTCAACCGCACCCGAGAAGAGCTGCTCGGGGCCGATGTCTGGGACGAGTTCCCGGCCGCGCTGGGGGAGGCGTACGAGCGCCACTACCGCCGGGCGATGGAGACGCAGGAGCCGGTGTCGTTCGAGGACTACTACGAGCCGCTCGACCTGTGGACCGAGGTGACGGCGTACCCCTCGGCCGACGGGCTCTCCGTGTTCTTCGCGGACGTCACGGACCGGAAGCGCCGCGAGCACACGCTCGAACGCCTGCTCGGGACCGTCGAGGAGCTACAGCGGACCGGCGACCGCGAGGCCGTCGCGGAGCGGCTGATCGAGGCGGCCGACGAGGTGCTCGGGTACCGGATAAGCGGCGTGCGGCTCTTCGACGCCGACACGGGCCGACTCCGCCTCGCCGCCACGAGCGACGGGGTCGGCGACCGGTTCTCGGCCGGCCGCGGGCCGCGGCGGCCCGGCGAGGGGATCACCGGACGGGCCTTCGAGTTCGGGGAGACCCGGATCGTCGACGACCTCGCCGCGGGCGAGGAACTGGCCGCGGACGAGGAGCGCGACTACTACGGGATGCGCTCGGCGATCGCCGTCCCGCTCGGCGGCCACGGCGTGTTGGTCGTCGGCTCCACGGAGCCGGAGAGCTTCGGCGAGGACGACGTCTCCGTGCTCGAACTGCTGGCGACGAACGCGGTGGCCGCGATGGACGCCAACGAGCGGCGACGGCGGCTCCGCACCTACGAGGACGCGCTGAAGAACGTCGACGACATGGTCTGCGTCCTCGACCGGGACGGCGCGGTCACGTACGCCACCGCGCCGTTCGTCGCGTGGGTCGGCGCGGCCGACCTCGACGGCGTCGTCGGTCGCCGGCTCGACGCGCTCGTGAACGAGGAGGACGCGCCGCGGGTGGCCGACGCGGTCGCGGCGCTCACCGACGCCGCGACGGGGACCGGCGGGGGGCCGGAGCCGACCCGGACGGTCGAGTTGACCGTCGACCGCGAGGGGAGCGGCCGGCCGCGGCACGGCCAGTTGCGGCTGTCGGCGCTGTCCGACCACGGGAGCGGGCTCGTCGGGTCGCTGTCGGACACGACCGATCTCCGTCGGACGCGGACCGAGCTGTCGGCCGAGCGCGACCGCTTCAGGCGGCTGTTCGACCAGATCCCGGACCCGGTGATGGAGGTCGTCCTCGAGGAAGAGGAGACGGTGATCGACGGGGTGAACCCCGCGTTCGAGTCGCGGTTCGGCGCGGACGAGGCGACGCTCCGGGGCCAGCCGATCGGGGCGTTGGACATCCACGACAGCCGGCTTGGCGACCGCGAGGCGCGCGGCGGCGGGGCGACCGACCTCGACGCGCTGGTCCGCGAGCGCGGGTTCGCGACCGAGGAGGTCCGGCGACAGACCGTCGACGGACCGCGGGAGTTCCTCTTCCGCGGGTTCAGCTACGAGACCGAGGGCGCGCGTCGCGCGTTCGGCATCTACACCGACATCACCGACCGGAAGCGCCGCGAGCGGTACGTCCGGATCGTCAACCGGATCCTCAGGCACAACCTGCGAAACGAGCTGAACGTCGTGTTCGGCTTCGCGGGCGAGATCGCCGACCGGACGGACGACGACCGAATCCGCGACTACGCCCGGCGGATCGAGACCACCGGCAAGCGGCTCAGCGGCGTCGCCGAGGGGGCCGCCACCCTCCGACGCGTCGTCGAGGAGGGGTACGCGACCGACCCGGAACCGGTCGACATCGGCGCGGTCGTCGAGGAGATCGTCGCCCGCCGCGCGGCCGAGCGCCCGGACGCGCGCGTCACCGCGGACGTTCCGAGCGGAATCGCGGTCAGCGGCGACGACCGGCTCGCGATCGCGATCGACCACCTCGTCGAGAACGCGCTCGAACACGGCGGCGACGCGCCCCGCGTCGCGGTGACCGCCGAGCGCGACCCCGACGCCGAGGTCGTGCGGGTGAGCGTCGCCGACGACGGGCCGGGCATCCCGAGCGCGGTCCGGGAGGTGATCGCCGAGGACCGCGAGGTGACCCAGCTCCGGCACAACACCGGCGTCGGGCTGTGGATCGCCGCGTGGGTCGTGGAGGCGTACGGCGGCGACATCCGGTTCGACACCGGACTCGACGGCGAGGGGACGACCGTGACGCTCGTCCTCCCGGCGGCCGAGCGGGACGGGTCGGGGCTCGCCGACGGGGAGGCGGAGGAGTAACCGCCCGCGCGTTCCGACCCGTTTATTGTCGGGGGCGGCCCTTCTCGGCGTATGACCGACGACGACCGGCGGTCGGAGCTGATCGCGGCGCTCACCGCGGCCGACGCCGTCCGCTTCGGCGAGTTCGAGCTGTCGCACGGCGGGACGAGCGACTACTACGTCGACAAGTACCTGTTCGAGACCGACCCGGACGCGCTGACGCTCGTCGCCGAGGCGTTCGCCGACCGGCTCGCGGAGACGGACGCGAAGCTCGCGGGCGTCGCGCTGGGAGCGGTGCCGCTCGTGGCCGTCACAGCCGCTGAGCTGGGCCGCCCGTACGTCATCGCCCGCAAGCAGGCGAAGGAGTACGGGACCGGGAACCGCATTGAGGGGCGGCTCGACGAGGGCGAGGAAGTGATCGTCATCGAGGATATCGCCACGACCGGGCAGTCCGCGGTCGACGCCGTCGAGGCGCTCCGCGAGGCGGGCGCGACGGTGGACCGCGTGCTGGTCGTCGTCGACCGCGAGGAAGGCGCGGCGGAGCTGCTCGCCGACCACGACGTCGAACTGGAGTCGCTGCTCACGGCGTCGGAGCTGCTGGCGGAGCGGGACGAGGAGGGGGAGTAAAGGCGGTTTTCTCGGCCGCTCACGCCTCGGGCGCGTCGACCGTCGGCACCGTGATCCGGTCGAGCACGTCGGCGATCACGTCGCGCTCGTCCACGTCGTTGACCGCGGCGTCCGGCGTCAACACGAGCCGGTGGGCGAGCGTCGGCTCCGCGACGCGCTTCACGTCGTCCGGGGTGACGAACTCCCGGCCGGCGATCACCGCGGCCGCCCGCGCCGTCTCGAAGAGCCGCTGCGTGCCGCGCGGGGAGACGCCGGCCTCGACGCGGCGGTCCTCGCGGGTCGCCCGCGCGAGCGACGCCGCGTACCGCAGGAGGTCGTCGTCGACCCGGACGGACTCGGGGACCTCCCGCAGCGCGGTCACGGCGTCGGGATCGAGCACGCGGTCGACGCTCGGGGACTGCTCGACGCGGCCCGCGCGCCGTCGCAGCAGTTCCAGTTCGCCCGCCTCGTCCGGGTAGCCGATGGAGGTCTTGATCGTGAACCGGTCGAGCTGCGCCTCCGGGAGGGGGAACGCGCCCTCGCTCTCGACCGGGTTCTGGGTCGCGATCACGTAGAACGGCGAGGGGAGGTCGTGGGTCTCGCCGTCGACGGTCACCTGCCCCTCCTCCATCGCCTCCAGCAGGGCGGCCTGCGTCTTCGGCGGCGCGCGGTTGATCTCGTCGGCGAGGACGACGTTCGCGAAGATCGGGCCGGGCGAGAACGCGAAGGAGCCGTCGCCCTCGTCGAACACGTTGGTCCCGGTCACGTCGGCCGGGAGGAGGTCGGGCGTGAACTGGACCCGCGAGAACTCCAGGCCGAGCGCGGTCGCGAACGACCGCGCCGAGAGGGTCTTGCCGGTCCCGGGCACGTCTTCGAGGAGGACGTGGCCGCGGGCGAGGATGCCGAGCGTGACGCGCTCCAAGAACTCGCGGTCGGCGACGACCGCGCCGCCGACCTCGCTGACGACGCGGTCGCAGGCGTCGGCCGCTTCGGGGACGTCCATACCGACCGCACGGGAGCCGAGCCGAAAAGCGTTGCCGGAGACCGAAACGAAGCCGAGACCGAGAGACGGTCGGCCGGGAGAGCGGGGCGCGGCGCGGGCGCGATCGAAACGCATAACACCGGAACCGGCCAACGACGAGTCGAGCCGAGGTAGCCTAGCCTGGCCAAGGCGGTAGATTCGAAATCTACTGTCCATTCGGACACCGGAGTTCAAATCTCCGCCTCGGCGCTTCTCTCAGTTTCGTTCGACGAGCCGCGGCGTCGTCCCGTCCGACGAGCCGCGGCGTCGTCCTATCTGACTGAAAACCCCCCTGAGGGGCGCGCTACGCGATCAGCGCGGCCGCGAGGAACATCCCGGACGC
This genomic stretch from Halorubrum hochsteinianum harbors:
- a CDS encoding PAS domain-containing protein; this translates as MTAEGTVVHVGEPVDAAWGTLPEGTRTVEDPESPEFGRGEAASAVVVRLAEPAESDGRAEGGESDRTDRNGRTGRSDRTDAGGRVAGLAAAPVGIEAVRERCPDARILAYTVRDDPDAAIDASRLGVEYVSGRRLAADGETLADRVERAERRGDSDGDRSERAEPEEQRPDRDGPGESEPGRDGPGESEPDREFLEPFVRIISDRSTGFDATVDALLDLGRDHLDLSIGYASQIDGDRIGLRRYRDPTSLVDSLAADELDADGMVPLELTYCRETVRGALPGDPDGEDGGDRVFSLTDPEAEGLGDHPSYERFGVGSYVGGRVVVDEEVFGTICFLDPESRDRPFDAAEELFVELLAAWLGRAIERRLAGEQREAAIERFEETLDRIDDGFFALDDEWRFTYVNERAATLLNRTREELLGADVWDEFPAALGEAYERHYRRAMETQEPVSFEDYYEPLDLWTEVTAYPSADGLSVFFADVTDRKRREHTLERLLGTVEELQRTGDREAVAERLIEAADEVLGYRISGVRLFDADTGRLRLAATSDGVGDRFSAGRGPRRPGEGITGRAFEFGETRIVDDLAAGEELAADEERDYYGMRSAIAVPLGGHGVLVVGSTEPESFGEDDVSVLELLATNAVAAMDANERRRRLRTYEDALKNVDDMVCVLDRDGAVTYATAPFVAWVGAADLDGVVGRRLDALVNEEDAPRVADAVAALTDAATGTGGGPEPTRTVELTVDREGSGRPRHGQLRLSALSDHGSGLVGSLSDTTDLRRTRTELSAERDRFRRLFDQIPDPVMEVVLEEEETVIDGVNPAFESRFGADEATLRGQPIGALDIHDSRLGDREARGGGATDLDALVRERGFATEEVRRQTVDGPREFLFRGFSYETEGARRAFGIYTDITDRKRRERYVRIVNRILRHNLRNELNVVFGFAGEIADRTDDDRIRDYARRIETTGKRLSGVAEGAATLRRVVEEGYATDPEPVDIGAVVEEIVARRAAERPDARVTADVPSGIAVSGDDRLAIAIDHLVENALEHGGDAPRVAVTAERDPDAEVVRVSVADDGPGIPSAVREVIAEDREVTQLRHNTGVGLWIAAWVVEAYGGDIRFDTGLDGEGTTVTLVLPAAERDGSGLADGEAEE
- a CDS encoding AAA family ATPase; the encoded protein is MDVPEAADACDRVVSEVGGAVVADREFLERVTLGILARGHVLLEDVPGTGKTLSARSFATALGLEFSRVQFTPDLLPADVTGTNVFDEGDGSFAFSPGPIFANVVLADEINRAPPKTQAALLEAMEEGQVTVDGETHDLPSPFYVIATQNPVESEGAFPLPEAQLDRFTIKTSIGYPDEAGELELLRRRAGRVEQSPSVDRVLDPDAVTALREVPESVRVDDDLLRYAASLARATREDRRVEAGVSPRGTQRLFETARAAAVIAGREFVTPDDVKRVAEPTLAHRLVLTPDAAVNDVDERDVIADVLDRITVPTVDAPEA
- the pyrE gene encoding orotate phosphoribosyltransferase, yielding MTDDDRRSELIAALTAADAVRFGEFELSHGGTSDYYVDKYLFETDPDALTLVAEAFADRLAETDAKLAGVALGAVPLVAVTAAELGRPYVIARKQAKEYGTGNRIEGRLDEGEEVIVIEDIATTGQSAVDAVEALREAGATVDRVLVVVDREEGAAELLADHDVELESLLTASELLAERDEEGE
- the gatB gene encoding Asp-tRNA(Asn)/Glu-tRNA(Gln) amidotransferase subunit GatB, which encodes MSTQAATADRTVVIGLEVHVQLETDTKIFCGCSTEPADDEEPNTRTCPTCLGLPGALPVLNEAAVEAAVKVGKAIDADVPETTTFHRKNYYYPDLPKNFQLTQYDAPICQSGELEVRVDDESRTIGITRAHLEEDPGSLQHAGGSIESATHTLVNYNRAGTPLMEIVTEPDFRSPAETRAFLAKLEEVLEYLGVFDPTRDGSLRVDANVSLVPDDQVDDDGTITDEALAGVNRAEVKNISSHKGAEQALAYEVTRQENVLRRGREIEQETRHWDEARGVTVSMRSKEAEKDYRYFREADLPALEVSDWKEQIAIPELPDARRERFREEYGLDRESASKLTSTKAVADFFEDVAESFDPGLAATWVADNLLGELNYREMEITDVEGRLDEFTRLIELVAAEELTVKNAEEAVLREMLDEGDDPETVIDREGLGKAESGEVEAAVAAAIDENPDAVSDYHDGDEGAINFLVGQVMQATGGSADPGQVNGLLREELDG